Proteins from one Aminivibrio sp. genomic window:
- a CDS encoding ATP-dependent helicase, translated as MNALNEEKLMILLKQLITCWHWNGITRNLPCIRIIFDYVRVAIECGREIKPEEINKYLKNQEELCPLSMEEVKEGQEIINAVYKELKNNPWVWVDIPGKILDINKKQQVQREKIKKQKQEEEKVKHKEEKAKHKEEKAKHKEAFKKSIQPVLKNDFLSADDFFESSSWRGIFSDQEFQETKAHFVQEWAKDNLKDLLNNRQLDEQQAAAVGAVNGNILVVARAGSGKTTTLTSRAVFLQKHCGISPHQLLLLAFNKSAAKEMEKRLASILGKDIPYVMTFHALAHALVHPEEEILYDDEKKGWLQLSNLVQEIIRDQMREQRFLNMIKEVMLSHFQDDWGQIVKGGFHLPVPELIPHRSSLPRETLAGEFVESLGEKNIANTLFKNDIEYKYGRKIYGNRETSEKKYFSIYQGKAKAIIYFFDLAGDDGFGELLEQENANRKIEIQSLEKRGWSVFDFSSSDIIPDGCEEFSRKVLERMKEKGIKVKALNDEEIWQKISVRALDSFTKAMTSFVQRCRKLNFSPEDLEIKISQHETISGAERVFLEIGKITFSNYLEELGNRNKQDFDGLMWEAIELLKKGESCFSRKGGRETGDLKNLRFVLVDEFQDFSEPFYALLNEMRNFNESASFFCVGDDWQAINGFAGSDLKFYENFEEFFSCPKKLDISTNYRSAEKIVQLGNTLMQEKKPPARASTTEPGRVRVAYLSDFHPTTIESNLHKEKKFIPSVLRLVDSFLKEKKEVVLLSRENNVRGFFCSKENSKKNQSPLNLFLNHLRSFMDEEQKEKIKISTVHNFKGLEKEAVIIVDAVPGRYPLIHPNWVFQRIFDSIDKIHEEERRLFYVALTRAKNELVLLCDSERNKTVFLKNISMNQWLETLYWDEFPPVLPRESAKIVEIRVFNAFPVKQYLEELHYKFNNGRKSWERTVPEADFDFEKLCNSPWAVKGVSIEALSSTNERIAFKKIKE; from the coding sequence GTGAACGCTTTGAATGAAGAGAAATTGATGATTCTTTTAAAGCAGTTAATAACATGCTGGCATTGGAATGGTATAACCCGTAACTTGCCCTGCATTAGAATTATTTTTGATTATGTGCGTGTTGCGATTGAATGTGGAAGAGAAATAAAGCCTGAAGAAATTAATAAATACCTGAAAAACCAAGAAGAATTGTGTCCATTGTCAATGGAGGAGGTTAAAGAAGGACAAGAAATAATAAACGCAGTCTATAAGGAGCTTAAGAATAATCCGTGGGTTTGGGTAGATATCCCTGGAAAAATTCTAGATATAAACAAGAAACAGCAGGTCCAAAGAGAAAAAATAAAAAAACAAAAGCAAGAAGAAGAAAAGGTAAAACATAAAGAAGAAAAGGCAAAACATAAAGAAGAAAAGGCAAAACATAAAGAAGCCTTTAAGAAAAGCATTCAACCAGTATTAAAAAATGATTTCCTATCAGCAGATGATTTCTTTGAATCGAGTTCTTGGAGGGGAATTTTTTCTGACCAAGAGTTCCAGGAAACAAAGGCTCATTTTGTACAGGAGTGGGCAAAGGATAATCTAAAGGATCTTCTTAATAACAGACAGCTTGATGAACAACAGGCTGCTGCAGTAGGTGCTGTTAACGGAAATATACTTGTTGTAGCCCGGGCTGGATCAGGAAAAACAACCACCCTGACCTCCCGTGCCGTTTTTTTGCAAAAGCACTGTGGAATATCACCCCATCAATTGCTTCTTCTGGCTTTTAATAAATCTGCGGCAAAGGAAATGGAAAAGAGATTAGCCTCAATTCTTGGGAAGGACATACCGTACGTCATGACCTTTCATGCGCTTGCACATGCCTTAGTTCACCCGGAAGAGGAAATACTATACGATGATGAAAAAAAAGGGTGGCTCCAACTTAGCAATTTAGTTCAAGAGATAATACGAGATCAGATGAGAGAACAGCGTTTTCTCAACATGATAAAAGAAGTAATGCTGAGCCACTTTCAAGACGATTGGGGGCAGATCGTTAAAGGCGGTTTTCATCTCCCAGTTCCTGAGCTGATTCCCCACAGAAGTTCTTTGCCGCGAGAAACGCTGGCAGGTGAATTTGTTGAATCCTTAGGGGAAAAAAACATTGCAAATACTTTGTTCAAGAATGACATTGAGTACAAGTATGGAAGGAAAATATACGGGAATCGGGAAACTTCGGAAAAAAAATATTTTTCAATTTACCAGGGAAAAGCAAAAGCGATTATCTATTTTTTTGACCTAGCTGGGGATGACGGTTTCGGTGAACTTTTGGAGCAAGAAAATGCAAACCGTAAAATAGAAATACAATCACTAGAAAAAAGAGGATGGTCTGTTTTTGATTTTTCTTCATCCGATATTATTCCGGACGGGTGTGAAGAGTTCTCACGTAAAGTTCTGGAACGAATGAAAGAAAAAGGCATTAAGGTAAAGGCATTGAATGATGAAGAGATTTGGCAAAAAATCAGTGTAAGGGCCTTAGATTCTTTTACAAAAGCCATGACATCATTCGTACAGCGTTGCCGTAAATTAAATTTTAGTCCCGAAGATTTGGAAATAAAAATAAGTCAGCATGAAACAATCTCAGGAGCAGAACGGGTCTTCCTTGAAATTGGGAAAATTACTTTTTCAAATTACCTTGAAGAACTTGGAAATAGGAACAAACAGGATTTTGATGGTTTGATGTGGGAAGCCATTGAACTTTTGAAAAAAGGTGAAAGCTGTTTTTCAAGAAAGGGTGGCAGGGAAACAGGTGACCTTAAAAATTTGCGTTTTGTTTTAGTCGATGAGTTTCAGGATTTTTCTGAACCATTTTATGCGTTATTAAACGAAATGAGGAATTTCAATGAGTCTGCGAGCTTTTTTTGTGTCGGGGATGACTGGCAGGCAATTAATGGATTTGCAGGATCCGATCTAAAATTCTATGAAAACTTTGAAGAATTCTTTTCATGCCCTAAAAAACTTGATATCAGCACAAATTATCGATCAGCGGAGAAAATAGTCCAGCTTGGGAATACCTTAATGCAAGAAAAGAAGCCTCCTGCAAGGGCCTCGACTACTGAGCCTGGCCGAGTGAGAGTTGCATATTTGAGTGATTTTCATCCAACAACAATTGAATCAAATCTTCACAAAGAAAAAAAATTTATCCCCTCAGTCCTGAGGCTTGTTGATTCTTTCTTAAAGGAAAAAAAAGAAGTTGTATTGCTCTCTAGGGAAAACAATGTGAGAGGTTTCTTTTGTTCAAAGGAGAACTCTAAAAAAAACCAAAGTCCATTGAATCTTTTTCTTAATCATTTGAGATCCTTTATGGACGAGGAGCAAAAGGAAAAAATCAAAATATCTACGGTTCATAATTTCAAAGGCCTTGAAAAAGAAGCAGTAATCATTGTTGATGCTGTGCCTGGGCGATATCCTTTGATTCATCCAAACTGGGTATTCCAAAGAATTTTCGACAGTATCGACAAGATTCACGAAGAAGAGAGACGCCTTTTCTATGTCGCACTGACGAGAGCTAAAAATGAACTCGTGTTATTGTGTGACAGCGAAAGAAATAAGACCGTTTTTTTGAAGAATATCTCAATGAATCAATGGCTTGAAACATTGTACTGGGATGAATTTCCACCCGTTCTCCCAAGGGAAAGCGCAAAAATAGTGGAGATTAGAGTATTTAATGCTTTCCCTGTAAAACAGTATCTTGAAGAGCTCCATTATAAGTTCAACAATGGCCGAAAAAGCTGGGAAAGAACAGTCCCTGAAGCCGACTTTGATTTCGAGAAACTCTGCAATTCCCCTTGGGCCGTAAAAGGTGTAAGTATTGAAGCTCTATCGTCGACCAATGAAAGAATCGCTTTTAAAAAGATAAAAGAATAG